The sequence ATTCTGAATGCATAAATGGCATGATCATAAACTTACGTTTAACGGGTGTTAATGTCAGGTATTCAGGTAACTGGATAGCTTCTTGTGCTAAGACTAATGCCATATTATCTTGGGCAAAGGCTTTTGGCGTATCACGCCAAATATTACGAGAGAACTGATCAAGAATAATGATCTCAGCTAAGCGCCCTTCTATTGTTTCTCTCCATGATGCCAGTTCACCACGACTTGCACTTAAACATAATTCACCAAATCTACGGCTAATTTCTTTATCAAACTGGCTATCTTTTTTAAACCATTGCTCTGGCGTGCATTCTTCAAACCAAAACGTCAAAGTTGATTGATAAGGGATCATAAAAACTACCACGCTAATTGTTTATTAATCAAAACAGCGTTTATTTTCATCGAAATAAACGTCATTGACGGGTTACTACTTGAGTAAGTTACCATGTTAATGTAGCGACGGCTATCAACCCCTATCCAAAATAGACATAAAAATAAATCCCCTTTTCAACCTTTAAAGGGGATTTTAAATGCTTCCTAGCTAACGCTTAAATCCATTAAGTCGCGCCATCCATAAGCCCATTTATCTACAAGTATGTATAAAATGGTATTTATCCCATTTGTTACATTTTGTCGATCTCATGATGTAATATAATTAGTCCGCACATTTTACAAACATAAAATTTATCTCTTCATCACAATCCTGCCTTAAAAATCAGCATTTAAAAATTTTAATTTTTATAGTAAAACCACTAAAAAAGATCTATATCGTTTTGTTCTATTTTTTATAAATACCGCATCAAAACAAGAAAAATTGTTATTAATAACAAGTTAAATCAATAAACTAGATGCCGTTTTTTGATTTTTTGACTTTAACTTTGTTATTATCTTGTGTGATTACTCTCAAAAGAAACTAGAGATCAAACGTGAGATGAATGTTTAAAATTTGCACATTAGTAATGACATTTATTGAAAAGTTTGCCCTATTCCTCTGTTTCTTTAACAATTTTGGAGTACAATTGTTGCAGTCTATTTACTGAATGATCTGTTATGTCTGCTATCTCTATTATTGGAATAAGCTACCTTATTGGGGCTGGAATATCGTTTATTATTACTTTCTTTTTAACCAAAGATCCCAGCCTAGCCATGCGCCTTTTAAGTGCATTATTAATCGCTTTAACTTGGCCTCTTAGCTTTCCTATGGCACTTATCTTCTCTATTTTTAGTTAACTTTTTAAATAAAAATTAATAATAGTAGTTATATTCTATTAAATTAGAATAATAGCTATTATATTTCTATTCTTAAATAAATATATTAATGACTTTATACAAATAACACTTTTAGCTTAGATTTTATCTAAAAAAGAATATCTAATTGTTTGTTATTTTACTCAGTCAATTAAAACATTATTATGTAATATCAGTATGTTATAATTAATATTCAGTTTACCTAAATAATGCATCGCTTTAAAAGCTAATATTAGAGTAAATATTTTTATAAATTTACAATCAAACTTAATTTCATTACAGTATCTTATGTAAATTGGTCAGGTACGCGTATTATTTACTATCACCAATAATAATTTTTTAATTAGAGCTAGAATATGTTTAGTGAAAATGTCATTACAGATATTATCTATTGGATTGAAGAAAATTTAGAGAAAGATCTAAAACTTGAGAATGTTTCACAAAAATCAGGATATTCCAAATGGCATCTTCAACGCATGTTTAAGGAGCAAACAGGACTGACATTAGCGTCTTATATTCGAGCAAGACGACTATCTTGTGCTGCTGTTGAATTACGCTTACAAAGAACACCGTTACTTGATATTGCGTTAAAATACCGTTTTGACTCCCAACAAACGTTTTCTAGAGCGTTTAAAAAGCTGTTTAATATGACGCCCTATAATTATCGTAGAAAAGAGAATTGGCAAGCGCATGGCTTTACATTACCGTTAAGAAAATTTAGTGGTTTTAATTTAGATATTGAGATTGTCACCATTGACTCTCTTCCGTTAATTGGTATAGAGCATACCTATAAAGCGAATATGATTGATTGGAATTTCAGTACAGAAAAAGCACGAGAAGAATACTGGAAGGTTTTCTTTCAATATGCACTTTATAAACATGATAAAGTCTATGCAGTACATAATATTTTGTCTAATAAAAATAATGAATTAATCGTTAAATATTCAACTATGATGGAAAATAGGCCTGAAATTTATAATGCCCAACTTACTCATAAAATTCAGATAGAAAATATAAGATATTTAAAATTTAGCATTCCTGAAGCATTATTAAAATTAGATTATAAAGATATTATCTATAATACCTATGGCATTTTACTCAAAAAACTCAATATACCAAGAAAGAAAGGTGCTCCAGATATTGAAGAGTATATTTTTAAAGAGGAATATCCAGTTTCGATTCTTTTAAGCAAACCCGCATCATTATTAAAAGATGTGAATTACTATATCCCGATCGAAATTGAGCTCAACGATAAAAATAAGATAAAATAATTTTGTTAAAAACCATCTGATTCTGGATGGTTTTTTGTTTAATCCACTATAAAAAGTTATCTTTGCTTAATAAAACAATAAATAATTTCAAGATCGTTTTCATCAAGGTTTTCGATACAACCACTTTCAATAAAACCTAACTGAATTAATATATTTCGCATTGCATAATTAGATTTATTGGTTGATGTAAATAGCTTATCTCCTGGCGTATTTTCTTGAAAATAAGCAATCAGGCATTTTCCATAACCTTTCTGACGATACTGCTTATCTATCATCACAAGTTCAATAAATGGATTATTAAAAAAGTGATGATGAATAACACCATAACCTACAATTTGCGAATTTATTTCAAGAAGATAAATAGCTTGGCAAGATAGCCAAGCTTTAATTTCTTCAATACGTGAAGCATCCTGTTGAGCATAAGT comes from Proteus vulgaris and encodes:
- a CDS encoding GhoT/OrtT family toxin, whose translation is MSAISIIGISYLIGAGISFIITFFLTKDPSLAMRLLSALLIALTWPLSFPMALIFSIFS
- a CDS encoding GNAT family N-acetyltransferase, giving the protein MKITLATDHHLSVLIELDTYAQQDASRIEEIKAWLSCQAIYLLEINSQIVGYGVIHHHFFNNPFIELVMIDKQYRQKGYGKCLIAYFQENTPGDKLFTSTNKSNYAMRNILIQLGFIESGCIENLDENDLEIIYCFIKQR
- a CDS encoding DUF924 family protein; the protein is MIPYQSTLTFWFEECTPEQWFKKDSQFDKEISRRFGELCLSASRGELASWRETIEGRLAEIIILDQFSRNIWRDTPKAFAQDNMALVLAQEAIQLPEYLTLTPVKRKFMIMPFMHSESPKIHQDAVILFSQINDENTYQYELRHKEIIDKYGRYPHRNEILGRTSTPEERDFLQQPGSSF
- a CDS encoding helix-turn-helix domain-containing protein, which translates into the protein MFSENVITDIIYWIEENLEKDLKLENVSQKSGYSKWHLQRMFKEQTGLTLASYIRARRLSCAAVELRLQRTPLLDIALKYRFDSQQTFSRAFKKLFNMTPYNYRRKENWQAHGFTLPLRKFSGFNLDIEIVTIDSLPLIGIEHTYKANMIDWNFSTEKAREEYWKVFFQYALYKHDKVYAVHNILSNKNNELIVKYSTMMENRPEIYNAQLTHKIQIENIRYLKFSIPEALLKLDYKDIIYNTYGILLKKLNIPRKKGAPDIEEYIFKEEYPVSILLSKPASLLKDVNYYIPIEIELNDKNKIK